In the genome of Sebastes umbrosus isolate fSebUmb1 chromosome 14, fSebUmb1.pri, whole genome shotgun sequence, one region contains:
- the srsf2b gene encoding serine/arginine-rich splicing factor 2b isoform X2: protein MSYGRPPPDVDGMTSLKVDNLTYRTSPETLRRVFEKYGRVGDVYIPRDRYTKESRGFAFVRFHDKRDAEDAMDAMDGALLDGRELRVQMARYGRPPDSHYGGSGGGGGGGGGGGGGGGGGGGRRGGGGGTTRRYGGGGGGHGRRSRSPRHRRRSRSRSRSRSRSRSRSRYSRSRSRSYSRSKSHSPRNKKVKAKSPSRSRSRSRSRSKSKSKSKSKSKSKSKSKSRSRTPSRGSRSRSKSQPKSAAENGGETP, encoded by the exons ATGAGTTACGGTAGGCCTCCGCCAGACGTCGACGGCATGACTTCACTCAAAGTGGACAACTTAACGTACCGCACGTCTCCGGAGACACTGCGACGGGTGTTCGAGAAGTACGGCCGGGTAGGAGACGTCTACATCCCCCGGGACCGATACACCAAAGAGAGCCGGGGCTTCGCGTTTGTGCGCTTCCACGACAAGAGGGACGCCGAGGACGCGATGGACGCCATGGACGGCGCGCTGCTAGACGGACGGGAGCTGCGAGTCCAGATGGCGCGATACGGCAGACCTCCTGACTCTCACTACGggggaagtggaggaggaggaggtggtggtggtggaggtggtggaggaggaggaggtggaggaggccgacgaggaggaggaggagggacgaCCAGGAGGTacggcggcggtggtggtggtcaTGGACGCCGGAGCAGAAG CCCGAGACACAGAAGACGCAGCAGGTCTCGCAGCAGGAGCCGCTCTCGTTCCCGAAGCCGATCCCGCTACAGCAGATCCCGTTCCAGGTCCTACTCCCGATCCAAGTCTCACTCTCCCAGGAACAAGAAGGTCAAGGCCAAGTCCCCGTCTCGTTCCAGATCTAGATCCAGGTCCCGGTCCAAGTCCAAGTCCAAGTCCAAATCCAAATCCAAATCCAAATCCAAGTCCAAGTCCAGAAGCCGCACCCCTTCCAGAGGGTCCAGGTCAAGATCTAAAAGCCAGCCCAAGTCAGCAGCAGAAAATGGAGGCGAAACCCCGTAG
- the srsf2b gene encoding serine/arginine-rich splicing factor 2b isoform X1 produces MSYGRPPPDVDGMTSLKVDNLTYRTSPETLRRVFEKYGRVGDVYIPRDRYTKESRGFAFVRFHDKRDAEDAMDAMDGALLDGRELRVQMARYGRPPDSHYGGSGGGGGGGGGGGGGGGGGGGRRGGGGGTTRRYGGGGGGHGRRSRSSSPSPRHRRRSRSRSRSRSRSRSRSRYSRSRSRSYSRSKSHSPRNKKVKAKSPSRSRSRSRSRSKSKSKSKSKSKSKSKSKSRSRTPSRGSRSRSKSQPKSAAENGGETP; encoded by the exons ATGAGTTACGGTAGGCCTCCGCCAGACGTCGACGGCATGACTTCACTCAAAGTGGACAACTTAACGTACCGCACGTCTCCGGAGACACTGCGACGGGTGTTCGAGAAGTACGGCCGGGTAGGAGACGTCTACATCCCCCGGGACCGATACACCAAAGAGAGCCGGGGCTTCGCGTTTGTGCGCTTCCACGACAAGAGGGACGCCGAGGACGCGATGGACGCCATGGACGGCGCGCTGCTAGACGGACGGGAGCTGCGAGTCCAGATGGCGCGATACGGCAGACCTCCTGACTCTCACTACGggggaagtggaggaggaggaggtggtggtggtggaggtggtggaggaggaggaggtggaggaggccgacgaggaggaggaggagggacgaCCAGGAGGTacggcggcggtggtggtggtcaTGGACGCCGGAGCAGAAG CTCTTCCCCTAGCCCGAGACACAGAAGACGCAGCAGGTCTCGCAGCAGGAGCCGCTCTCGTTCCCGAAGCCGATCCCGCTACAGCAGATCCCGTTCCAGGTCCTACTCCCGATCCAAGTCTCACTCTCCCAGGAACAAGAAGGTCAAGGCCAAGTCCCCGTCTCGTTCCAGATCTAGATCCAGGTCCCGGTCCAAGTCCAAGTCCAAGTCCAAATCCAAATCCAAATCCAAATCCAAGTCCAAGTCCAGAAGCCGCACCCCTTCCAGAGGGTCCAGGTCAAGATCTAAAAGCCAGCCCAAGTCAGCAGCAGAAAATGGAGGCGAAACCCCGTAG